A single window of Synechococcus sp. C9 DNA harbors:
- a CDS encoding transposase: protein MRRQIQGLIKPLLNLLPKNDYPVLDTRLFVLIWMHFILDARVATMRGLFFLLNHLNFKVDISTFSKACKHRSTEPFQVILRELQKRLKHHQGEFKHLFPLDSTIITLTSKLFWHYKQVKLTLGLDINEGNIGDESIIFGKTNDHKIGHLVIGTIPENAVGIMDRGFASWKLMDEMCKRNTLFIVRIRNNMKLQPDNPDIRVIQFFNEEENTEYRLATNVTSMTDEEICSAYRLRWRIELLWKALKMHLKLDRIITKNENGVRLQIYAVLIGYLILRLLEIGHNKTYELIDKLRYLQIEIGRHCSFMELVGVEPLVG from the coding sequence ATGAGACGACAAATTCAGGGACTTATCAAGCCCTTGCTGAACCTTCTTCCCAAAAACGACTATCCAGTCTTGGATACTCGCTTGTTTGTACTCATATGGATGCACTTCATTTTAGATGCAAGAGTCGCCACCATGCGGGGCTTATTCTTCCTCTTGAATCATCTCAATTTTAAAGTTGACATATCAACGTTTTCTAAGGCGTGTAAACATCGTAGCACCGAGCCGTTTCAAGTGATCCTAAGAGAACTGCAAAAACGGCTTAAACATCATCAAGGTGAATTTAAGCACTTATTCCCATTAGATTCTACCATTATCACCCTGACCAGCAAATTATTCTGGCACTACAAGCAGGTAAAATTGACGCTTGGCCTGGATATAAATGAGGGCAATATCGGTGACGAATCAATTATATTTGGAAAGACTAATGACCATAAAATTGGGCATCTTGTGATTGGGACGATACCTGAGAATGCCGTTGGTATCATGGATAGGGGTTTTGCTTCCTGGAAATTAATGGACGAAATGTGTAAACGAAATACATTGTTTATTGTGCGGATTAGAAATAATATGAAGTTGCAACCTGACAATCCGGATATTCGGGTAATTCAATTTTTTAATGAAGAGGAAAACACAGAATATAGGCTAGCGACTAACGTGACTTCGATGACGGATGAAGAGATTTGTTCAGCCTATCGTTTGCGCTGGCGAATTGAGTTGCTTTGGAAGGCACTAAAGATGCACTTGAAATTGGATAGAATCATTACCAAGAATGAGAATGGTGTGCGGCTACAGATTTATGCCGTATTGATTGGTTATCTAATTTTAAGATTGCTGGAGATAGGTCACAATAAGACCTATGAATTGATTGACAAGTTGCGATATTTACAAATAGAAATAGGCCGACACTGTAGCTTCATGGAACTCGTAGGGGTAGAGCCGCTCGTAGGATAA
- a CDS encoding peptidylprolyl isomerase, whose product MSTDNNQGRPKEQPQHCQFMIARLITPWLIAFSLLILGLGWHAPAHAAGGLLVSSNPVTDPKALLRLALPVDEPNIRQIQNSLEDIRYQLRLKRWRAIEGDVKTAQRTLEQHRQDILNHIAPSNQAAAETRLNALSTGLTDLAALVPKRDKIAVFVAQDALLDQVGALEALMVREFPFQIPAEYAHLPQLLGRATVKIVTNKGDLIVVLDGYNAPITAGNFLDLVQQGFYNHLPFTRAEESYVVQAGDPPGDADGYVDPRTGQIRRIPLEIKVQGDKQPLYGTTLEAAGRYLDKPVLPFAAYGTLAMARSESDPNSASSQFFFLLFEPELTPAGINLLDGRYAVFGYLIDGKPVLEKIRAGDEIERVEILEGAEHLVNATPPAVNQAALELPILNPQF is encoded by the coding sequence ATGTCAACCGACAACAACCAAGGCAGACCGAAGGAACAGCCCCAGCATTGTCAATTTATGATCGCTCGGCTCATCACCCCCTGGCTCATAGCTTTTAGTTTATTAATCCTGGGGTTAGGTTGGCACGCTCCCGCCCATGCCGCCGGAGGACTGTTGGTTTCCAGCAACCCCGTCACCGACCCCAAAGCCCTACTGCGCCTCGCCCTGCCCGTAGATGAACCCAACATCCGCCAAATTCAAAACAGTTTAGAGGACATTCGTTACCAACTGCGCCTCAAACGCTGGCGTGCCATCGAAGGGGATGTGAAAACCGCCCAACGCACCCTGGAGCAACACCGCCAAGACATCCTCAACCATATTGCCCCCAGCAACCAGGCGGCGGCAGAGACCCGGCTCAACGCCCTCAGCACCGGGCTAACCGATTTAGCGGCTCTAGTCCCCAAGCGGGATAAAATTGCCGTATTTGTCGCCCAGGATGCCCTTTTGGACCAAGTCGGGGCATTAGAAGCCCTGATGGTGCGGGAATTTCCTTTCCAAATCCCAGCGGAATACGCCCATTTACCCCAACTGTTGGGACGGGCAACGGTCAAAATCGTGACCAATAAGGGGGATTTAATCGTGGTTTTGGACGGCTACAACGCCCCCATTACCGCCGGAAATTTTCTCGATTTGGTGCAACAGGGATTTTATAACCATTTGCCCTTCACCCGTGCTGAGGAATCTTATGTGGTGCAAGCTGGTGACCCCCCCGGCGATGCCGATGGTTACGTTGATCCCCGCACCGGTCAAATCCGCCGCATTCCCTTAGAAATTAAAGTCCAAGGGGATAAACAACCCCTCTACGGCACCACCCTAGAAGCCGCCGGACGCTACCTAGATAAACCCGTACTCCCCTTTGCCGCCTACGGCACCCTGGCAATGGCACGCAGTGAATCCGACCCCAACAGCGCCTCCTCCCAATTCTTCTTTTTACTCTTTGAACCCGAACTCACCCCAGCGGGGATCAACCTTTTAGATGGGCGTTATGCCGTATTCGGGTACTTAATTGATGGGAAACCGGTTTTAGAAAAAATCCGAGCCGGGGACGAAATCGAGCGGGTAGAAATTCTCGAAGGTGCAGAACATCTCGTCAACGCCACCCCCCCTGCCGTCAACCAAGCCGCCCTCGAATTACCCATTTTGAACCCCCAATTTTGA
- a CDS encoding nucleoside 2-deoxyribosyltransferase: protein MSHIYLAAPLFSLAERNFNQSLIDYLTERGLQVFSPYQECDGLVGIDIYKTCLRGVSTASILVAILDGADADSGTCWECGYASAKGIPIVAVRTDFRGTGDTNGFNAMLYYSATVVVEGTDNLFARIFQAVEQLRHPS, encoded by the coding sequence ATGTCCCATATTTATCTAGCGGCTCCCTTATTTAGTCTGGCAGAACGAAATTTTAATCAATCACTTATAGACTATCTAACTGAGCGAGGATTACAAGTCTTTTCACCATACCAAGAATGTGATGGACTGGTGGGTATTGATATTTATAAAACCTGTCTTAGGGGAGTCTCAACCGCTTCTATCTTAGTGGCTATTTTAGATGGAGCTGATGCCGATAGTGGCACCTGTTGGGAATGCGGTTATGCTTCAGCAAAAGGTATCCCCATCGTAGCAGTGCGTACTGATTTTAGAGGCACTGGTGATACTAATGGTTTTAATGCCATGCTTTACTACAGTGCTACCGTTGTTGTGGAAGGTACCGATAATCTGTTTGCAAGAATCTTCCAAGCTGTAGAACAATTGCGACATCCTAGTTAG
- a CDS encoding response regulator produces MSPNVEKVVTIQPVEPVNLRKQPSEKPEMSGQTFRVTHLSDVWTKMQTHRLSGELQLGDSRQRWSLFFLGGRLLFATGGQHRYRRWRRLTGQFAPALQGVQGAPETAWEYDVLTQAVEARQITQEQAQQVIRGAVTEVLFALAQAVTLAQMGVGQVRGYWDGEARLPGELLLLVVTEEWRRVEQVWQQWQEVGLRATSPDMAPQFHEKRRLEQRVNAQTYLTLSRLCDGQHTFWDLAVATGAQLPLVGQSLLALVREGYFRLQELEDVAPVLPEVTESAPKPVVACVDDSPACLQNVAAALGDQFNLVTLEDPLRGLGTLIKTRPAVIFLDWLFPQVNGLEVCSLLRKSPVLKDTPIVLLTANGGILDRARARLAGANEVMEKPATPEQLRATVQRYLATA; encoded by the coding sequence ATGTCGCCAAATGTTGAAAAAGTTGTTACCATACAACCAGTAGAGCCAGTAAACCTACGGAAACAACCTTCGGAGAAGCCAGAAATGTCAGGACAAACATTTAGAGTGACCCACCTATCGGACGTGTGGACAAAGATGCAGACGCACCGCCTATCGGGGGAGTTGCAGTTGGGGGATAGCCGTCAGCGGTGGTCGTTGTTTTTCCTGGGGGGACGTTTACTATTTGCGACCGGGGGTCAGCATCGGTATCGGCGGTGGCGGCGGTTGACCGGTCAGTTTGCCCCAGCATTGCAGGGGGTGCAGGGGGCGCCGGAGACGGCTTGGGAGTATGACGTATTGACCCAGGCGGTGGAGGCTCGGCAGATTACCCAGGAGCAAGCCCAGCAGGTGATCCGGGGGGCGGTGACGGAGGTTTTGTTTGCTTTGGCACAGGCGGTGACCCTGGCGCAGATGGGGGTCGGTCAGGTGCGGGGCTACTGGGATGGGGAAGCCCGACTGCCGGGGGAATTGCTCCTCTTGGTGGTAACTGAGGAATGGCGGCGGGTGGAACAGGTTTGGCAACAGTGGCAGGAGGTGGGTTTGCGGGCGACTTCCCCGGATATGGCACCCCAATTTCATGAAAAACGCCGTTTGGAACAGCGGGTGAACGCCCAAACCTATCTCACCCTGTCCCGGTTGTGTGATGGGCAACACACCTTCTGGGATTTGGCGGTGGCGACGGGGGCACAGCTACCCCTGGTGGGTCAGTCCCTGTTGGCTTTGGTGCGGGAGGGCTACTTCCGGCTCCAGGAACTAGAGGATGTAGCGCCGGTTTTGCCTGAGGTGACGGAATCCGCACCCAAACCGGTGGTCGCCTGTGTGGATGATAGCCCGGCGTGTTTGCAAAATGTGGCGGCGGCGCTGGGGGATCAGTTTAATTTGGTCACCCTGGAAGACCCGTTGCGGGGGTTGGGGACGTTGATCAAAACCCGTCCGGCTGTGATTTTCCTGGACTGGTTGTTCCCCCAGGTGAATGGCTTGGAGGTCTGTTCGCTCCTGCGGAAATCCCCGGTGCTGAAGGATACGCCGATTGTGCTGTTGACGGCTAATGGCGGCATCTTAGACCGGGCACGGGCACGGTTGGCGGGGGCGAATGAGGTGATGGAAAAACCAGCCACCCCGGAACAGTTGCGGGCGACGGTACAACGCTATTTAGCCACAGCCTAG
- a CDS encoding HAMP domain-containing sensor histidine kinase, which produces MNLLIRKLLARFTLWTGNLTRFASWTDNKPLWLVLLLSVPFTAGLTLITAMIPGLPTREIYKTYYVHMLPRVQTVDFNMLFHTLPAALSNAMAGHHVEKIKNNPSQHNQISQSIQNILDSNYGVFYLLVTHENIKPSDIESGRDEHILYETKNQGLTDILDRGYIVHSDLILYPQPACSTVSYPDPKAERPEVNRECQAKIEKAIAEGRAKVLGRVHYVKGKTPTFGKIAQNFIKDPFSEDSGYHFIRSYLGFMLIIIWLFCLVVYSFLKYIATQHKLNEAINRSLENELVATDFAKRLAEESGKRRLAEEQNRRIEAENRLLRLMEFDQVFRQQIDAIFTSEVGNTLQRINTEYLAIFRRLETDVQNITHDIRKAPLLCSLDVIKEALERIRRTDSRDEKIDLLIEIITRIDNSIQIINQVINNLDEMISLEKRTYKLSDLLDEFERNLPNNVRDIPLSFIRENCDYCININRWHFRSILKNILYNSRKELIRLKIRRVRIGESFQPQIKVYCSVIKDKNEAQIVIEDNGGGIPEQYLDKLYQTPERLNQSNGRASGNGSMIVFAYLSFHNGKAKVENLKEGDDDNARTIGARVTISFPIVECPTECLNEKRCSQLNEGGTHHGSLSSC; this is translated from the coding sequence ATGAATTTACTGATCAGAAAGTTATTAGCCAGATTTACTTTATGGACAGGTAACTTGACCAGATTTGCATCATGGACGGATAATAAGCCTCTCTGGTTGGTTTTATTATTATCTGTGCCCTTTACCGCCGGACTGACTTTAATTACAGCCATGATCCCTGGATTGCCAACCAGAGAAATTTACAAAACATATTATGTCCATATGCTCCCGAGAGTACAGACGGTTGATTTCAATATGCTGTTTCATACGTTACCTGCCGCCTTGTCAAATGCGATGGCAGGACACCATGTTGAAAAAATAAAGAATAATCCATCTCAACACAATCAAATTTCACAGAGTATCCAAAATATACTTGATAGCAATTATGGGGTTTTTTACCTTTTAGTGACTCACGAAAATATTAAGCCTAGTGACATTGAGAGTGGTAGAGATGAACATATTTTATATGAAACTAAAAATCAAGGACTGACGGATATTTTGGATAGGGGTTATATTGTCCATTCGGATTTGATTTTATATCCACAGCCTGCCTGTAGCACCGTAAGTTATCCTGATCCCAAAGCTGAACGTCCAGAAGTCAATAGGGAATGTCAAGCTAAAATTGAGAAAGCTATTGCTGAGGGACGAGCTAAGGTACTCGGCAGAGTTCACTACGTTAAAGGTAAAACGCCCACTTTTGGGAAAATTGCTCAAAATTTTATCAAAGACCCCTTTAGTGAGGACAGTGGTTATCATTTCATCCGCAGTTATTTGGGTTTTATGCTCATTATCATTTGGTTGTTTTGTCTGGTCGTCTATTCTTTCTTGAAGTATATAGCAACACAACATAAGTTAAACGAAGCCATCAACAGATCTTTGGAAAATGAGCTAGTAGCCACTGACTTTGCAAAACGACTGGCTGAAGAATCTGGCAAGCGTAGATTGGCGGAGGAACAAAATCGAAGAATTGAAGCAGAAAACAGACTCTTAAGACTCATGGAATTTGATCAAGTTTTTCGTCAACAGATTGATGCAATTTTTACATCTGAAGTTGGCAATACATTACAGAGGATAAATACTGAATACCTTGCCATATTTAGGCGTTTGGAAACAGATGTTCAAAATATCACGCATGACATTCGTAAAGCTCCTCTACTCTGTTCATTAGATGTAATTAAAGAGGCACTTGAAAGAATTAGGCGAACAGATTCAAGGGATGAAAAAATAGATTTACTCATTGAAATAATCACAAGAATTGATAACAGCATTCAAATCATCAATCAGGTAATTAATAACCTAGATGAAATGATTTCTTTAGAAAAAAGAACATATAAGCTAAGTGATTTACTCGACGAATTTGAAAGAAATTTACCCAATAACGTTAGAGATATACCACTATCTTTTATTCGTGAAAACTGTGACTACTGCATCAATATCAACCGTTGGCATTTCAGAAGTATATTAAAAAATATTCTATACAACTCTCGTAAGGAATTAATCAGACTGAAGATAAGGAGAGTACGGATTGGTGAAAGTTTCCAACCTCAAATAAAGGTTTATTGTTCCGTAATTAAAGATAAAAATGAAGCTCAGATTGTCATTGAGGATAATGGGGGTGGTATTCCTGAACAATATTTAGATAAACTTTATCAAACACCGGAACGGTTAAATCAGTCAAATGGTAGGGCAAGTGGCAATGGAAGTATGATTGTTTTTGCCTATTTATCCTTTCATAATGGGAAAGCAAAAGTTGAGAATCTTAAAGAGGGTGATGATGATAATGCTAGAACTATTGGTGCAAGAGTGACGATTTCTTTTCCAATTGTTGAATGTCCAACCGAATGTCTGAATGAGAAACGTTGTTCACAGTTGAATGAAGGAGGTACACATCATGGCTCACTTTCTTCTTGTTGA
- a CDS encoding ABC transporter permease yields MNRSWWVWRGLLVIPVLWLGLFFLLPLGLLVVYSFLTSQGYGNVLWQWTGENYARLLNPTYGEILLRSLGLALGTTLVCLVLGYPLALWLVTQPRPWRTVFLLLVIIPFWTNFLVRTYAWMVLLGQRGVINSILLGLNIISEPLNLLFTPLAVWIGLVYGYLPFMILPLYSNLEKFDFNLVLAAQDLGANFWQILYRVLIPLSMRGIGVGCLLVFIPAVGAFVTPDILGGARSLLVGNLVQNQFLKTLDWPLGAALSVVLMLLILLPILLYLRLGEPGNPMNFSS; encoded by the coding sequence TTGAATCGCTCCTGGTGGGTGTGGCGGGGTTTGCTGGTCATACCTGTTCTGTGGCTGGGGCTGTTTTTCCTCCTGCCCCTGGGGTTGCTGGTGGTCTATAGTTTTCTCACCTCACAGGGCTATGGCAATGTGCTGTGGCAGTGGACGGGGGAAAATTATGCCCGTTTGCTCAACCCTACCTACGGGGAGATTTTGCTCCGTTCTTTGGGGTTAGCTTTGGGGACGACCCTGGTGTGTCTGGTGTTGGGCTATCCTCTGGCACTTTGGCTGGTGACCCAACCCCGCCCCTGGCGCACTGTATTTTTGTTATTGGTGATCATCCCTTTTTGGACAAATTTCCTGGTACGCACCTATGCCTGGATGGTACTTTTGGGGCAACGGGGGGTGATTAATTCTATATTACTCGGGTTAAATATCATTTCCGAGCCATTGAACCTGTTGTTTACCCCATTGGCGGTCTGGATTGGGCTGGTGTATGGCTATCTACCATTTATGATTTTGCCCCTGTATAGCAACTTAGAAAAATTTGATTTTAATTTAGTCTTGGCGGCGCAGGATTTAGGGGCAAATTTTTGGCAAATTCTCTATCGGGTATTGATTCCCCTGAGTATGCGGGGGATCGGCGTGGGGTGTTTGTTGGTGTTTATCCCGGCGGTGGGGGCATTTGTCACCCCAGATATTTTGGGTGGTGCCCGGAGTTTGCTGGTGGGAAATCTGGTGCAAAATCAGTTTCTCAAAACCCTGGATTGGCCTTTGGGAGCGGCTCTATCGGTGGTATTGATGCTCCTAATTCTTCTGCCAATTCTGCTCTACCTACGGCTGGGTGAGCCGGGGAACCCCATGAATTTCTCTAGCTAA
- a CDS encoding YqiJ family protein: MFSVYLFCAIVGGVLMLLSLLTGQGDFDSGDIGDLDASPDLDSEFDTDTVAFWSELPFLSLRFWVFGGGMFGITGLILTLTGKPFLTTLIGALLTGLVTGWSLNGILRHLKQRTPNSLITPDDLIGATGTVELPCDPTHPGKVRLTLKGQQVEYPARTRHPTPLALGETIVVVDIHDQWVEIIPQGVDNSETRLLD, encoded by the coding sequence ATGTTTTCCGTCTATTTATTCTGTGCCATCGTGGGGGGTGTCCTCATGCTCCTCAGCCTCCTGACGGGACAAGGGGATTTCGACAGCGGGGACATCGGTGACCTAGATGCCTCCCCTGACCTGGATTCTGAATTTGACACCGATACCGTTGCCTTCTGGTCAGAACTGCCCTTTTTAAGTTTGCGCTTTTGGGTCTTTGGGGGCGGGATGTTCGGCATCACCGGTTTAATCCTCACCCTCACCGGCAAACCCTTTCTCACCACCCTCATCGGTGCCCTCCTCACCGGACTCGTCACCGGCTGGAGCCTCAACGGGATACTCCGACACCTGAAACAGCGCACCCCCAACAGCCTGATCACCCCCGACGACCTGATTGGCGCCACCGGCACCGTCGAACTCCCCTGCGACCCCACCCACCCCGGCAAAGTCCGGCTCACCCTCAAAGGGCAACAAGTCGAATACCCCGCCCGCACCCGCCACCCCACCCCCTTAGCCCTCGGCGAAACCATCGTCGTCGTGGACATTCACGACCAATGGGTCGAAATTATTCCCCAGGGGGTTGACAACTCCGAAACCAGGTTGCTAGATTAA
- a CDS encoding response regulator, producing the protein MAHFLLVEDRLDICEIWRNWLLEEGHTCQCANTYEDAVQKIWVSEQNDGEPFDMILLDHELDGGLFGINVLNEISEEIGQDYKEHRFVVITASHDMGLVSIYSQRGALGYLIKPISRESFFATIINALERRRIYVENKEDWEAAVRVLEDLELLPKIEQMQRDLEAFQALKEIHNKLLEDLRKAGGNEAKIRESYAYAYQAITNNTATIESIIPCLQPFFITESFWEDIEYQ; encoded by the coding sequence ATGGCTCACTTTCTTCTTGTTGAAGATAGACTTGATATTTGCGAAATTTGGCGCAATTGGCTCCTTGAAGAAGGTCACACGTGTCAGTGTGCTAACACGTATGAAGATGCTGTTCAAAAAATTTGGGTAAGTGAGCAAAACGATGGAGAACCGTTTGATATGATTTTGCTAGATCATGAATTAGACGGAGGTCTTTTCGGAATTAATGTTTTGAATGAAATTTCTGAAGAAATAGGTCAGGATTACAAAGAACATCGCTTTGTTGTTATTACTGCTTCTCATGACATGGGACTGGTTAGCATTTACAGCCAAAGAGGAGCTTTAGGTTATTTAATCAAACCTATTTCAAGAGAATCATTCTTTGCCACAATTATTAATGCTTTAGAACGCAGACGGATTTATGTTGAAAACAAGGAGGATTGGGAAGCCGCAGTTAGGGTGCTTGAGGACTTAGAGTTACTGCCTAAAATTGAGCAAATGCAGAGGGATTTAGAGGCATTTCAAGCCTTAAAGGAAATCCATAATAAATTATTGGAAGACTTAAGAAAAGCCGGAGGGAATGAAGCTAAAATACGAGAAAGTTATGCCTATGCCTACCAAGCAATTACGAATAATACTGCCACAATAGAATCTATAATACCCTGTTTGCAACCATTTTTTATTACTGAATCTTTTTGGGAAGATATTGAGTACCAGTAG
- a CDS encoding DNA adenine methylase, with amino-acid sequence MTTLATQLALQLNESIGLEPPPQPFLKWAGGKSQLLAQLLPLFPKKFNCYHEPFLGGAAVYWYLFSLKEKGTILFDGVRLSDINEELINCYIHVRSNLGALIDELNLLKASHSRENYYKIRGLNPLNLSPVQRAARFIYLNKTCYNGLYRVNRSGKFNVPIGSYQDPKIFSAEQLQRNHDALQGADIICASFQAVLNWAEPGDFIYFDPPYVPLSKTASFTSYTKYPFGQEQQRELAEVFYILNDRGCKLMLSNSWSESVINLYQNFHCIELKASRAINSNAERRGKISELLVINYSPN; translated from the coding sequence ATGACCACGTTAGCGACTCAGTTAGCACTACAACTTAACGAATCTATTGGTCTGGAGCCACCACCACAGCCATTTCTGAAGTGGGCCGGGGGAAAGTCTCAGCTTCTAGCACAATTATTGCCGCTGTTTCCCAAAAAGTTTAATTGTTACCATGAACCCTTCTTGGGGGGCGCAGCAGTGTATTGGTATTTATTTAGTCTCAAAGAAAAAGGGACTATTTTGTTTGATGGAGTGAGGTTATCAGATATTAATGAAGAATTGATTAATTGCTATATTCACGTTCGCAGTAATTTAGGGGCTTTGATAGATGAATTAAATCTGCTAAAAGCAAGTCACAGTCGAGAAAATTATTATAAAATCCGGGGATTGAATCCGCTCAATTTAAGTCCAGTACAGCGGGCCGCGCGATTTATTTACCTCAATAAAACTTGTTATAATGGCTTATACCGCGTCAATCGCTCTGGTAAGTTTAATGTACCCATCGGTAGCTATCAAGACCCCAAGATTTTTTCTGCTGAACAGTTGCAAAGAAATCACGATGCTCTCCAGGGTGCAGATATTATATGTGCCAGCTTCCAAGCTGTATTAAATTGGGCGGAACCCGGTGATTTTATTTACTTTGATCCACCCTATGTTCCCCTCTCAAAAACGGCAAGTTTTACCAGCTACACAAAATACCCATTCGGACAGGAGCAACAAAGAGAGTTAGCAGAAGTGTTTTACATATTAAATGACCGTGGATGTAAATTGATGTTGAGTAATTCCTGGTCAGAATCAGTCATAAACCTTTATCAGAATTTCCACTGCATTGAATTAAAGGCATCCCGTGCCATCAATTCTAACGCTGAACGCCGTGGCAAAATCAGTGAATTGTTAGTTATTAATTATTCTCCCAATTAG
- a CDS encoding iron-sulfur cluster assembly accessory protein, producing MTATQSQPGILVTPAALRHLQNLRQQKGEDLCLRVGVRQGGCSGMSYMMDFERPENIRPDDHVFDQDGFKIVCDPRSLLYIYGLALDYSDALIGGGFQFTNPNAVQTCGCGKSFST from the coding sequence ATGACTGCCACCCAATCTCAACCAGGTATTTTGGTAACGCCCGCCGCCCTACGTCATTTACAAAATTTGCGGCAACAGAAGGGGGAAGACCTCTGCCTGCGGGTGGGGGTACGGCAAGGGGGCTGTTCCGGGATGTCTTACATGATGGATTTTGAACGCCCAGAGAATATCCGCCCCGATGACCATGTATTTGACCAGGATGGATTTAAGATCGTGTGCGACCCCCGCAGTTTACTCTACATCTACGGTTTGGCGTTAGATTACAGCGATGCCCTGATTGGGGGTGGTTTTCAATTCACCAATCCCAATGCGGTGCAAACCTGTGGTTGCGGTAAGTCCTTTAGTACCTAA